One Oncorhynchus masou masou isolate Uvic2021 chromosome 27, UVic_Omas_1.1, whole genome shotgun sequence genomic window carries:
- the LOC135515550 gene encoding small ribosomal subunit protein mS33-like isoform X1, with translation MCPLFRAARRQHSYSNTRAMAGLSSYAVRMARLSARIFGDVARPTDNKSMKVVQLFKEPPMAQKKEVYDWYPQHKIYYALTQKLRYMGLFRDEHEDFKEEMRRLRKLRGKGKPKKGEGKRASKKK, from the exons ATGTGCCCTCTGTTCAGAGCAGCTCGCCgacaacacagctacagtaacacg CGAGCTATGGCCGGCCTGTCCAGCTACGCCGTACGTATGGCGCGTCTCAGTGCACGTATCTTTGGGGATGTGGCGCGTCCTACGGACAACAAGTCCATGAAGGTGGTCCAGCTGTTCAAGGAGCCGCCCATGGCCCAGAAAAAGGAGGTGTACGACTGGTACCCTCAACACAAGATCTACTATGCCCTTACACAGAAGCTACGATACATGGGACTCTTCAG AGATGAACACGAGGACTTCAAGGAGGAGATGCGCCGGCTGAGGAAGCTGAGAGGCAAAGGGAAACCCAAGAAGGGCGAGGGAAAGAGAGCCAGCAAGAAGAAATGA
- the LOC135515550 gene encoding small ribosomal subunit protein mS33-like isoform X2 produces MAGLSSYAVRMARLSARIFGDVARPTDNKSMKVVQLFKEPPMAQKKEVYDWYPQHKIYYALTQKLRYMGLFRDEHEDFKEEMRRLRKLRGKGKPKKGEGKRASKKK; encoded by the exons ATGGCCGGCCTGTCCAGCTACGCCGTACGTATGGCGCGTCTCAGTGCACGTATCTTTGGGGATGTGGCGCGTCCTACGGACAACAAGTCCATGAAGGTGGTCCAGCTGTTCAAGGAGCCGCCCATGGCCCAGAAAAAGGAGGTGTACGACTGGTACCCTCAACACAAGATCTACTATGCCCTTACACAGAAGCTACGATACATGGGACTCTTCAG AGATGAACACGAGGACTTCAAGGAGGAGATGCGCCGGCTGAGGAAGCTGAGAGGCAAAGGGAAACCCAAGAAGGGCGAGGGAAAGAGAGCCAGCAAGAAGAAATGA